One segment of Burkholderiaceae bacterium DAT-1 DNA contains the following:
- a CDS encoding GNAT family N-acetyltransferase, producing MDIEVKRALLDDVAQIAGLFDAYRQFYNRPNDLEACRRYLQARLSKGESVIFMVEMDGQAVGFCQLYPAWCSVEMAPIYVLYDLFVDADARKHGIASKLLDAAAQFGRKNGAVRLDLSTARTNLTAQSLYERNGWVRDDVFLTYSLMLG from the coding sequence TTGGACATTGAAGTTAAACGAGCTTTACTTGACGATGTAGCGCAGATTGCCGGGCTGTTCGATGCATATCGACAGTTTTATAACAGGCCGAATGATCTGGAAGCGTGCCGTCGCTACCTGCAAGCCCGTTTGTCAAAGGGCGAGTCAGTGATTTTCATGGTTGAGATGGACGGTCAGGCAGTGGGCTTCTGCCAGTTATATCCGGCGTGGTGTTCGGTAGAAATGGCGCCGATTTATGTACTGTATGACCTGTTTGTAGATGCTGATGCACGTAAGCACGGCATTGCGAGCAAGTTGTTGGATGCCGCAGCTCAATTCGGACGCAAGAATGGTGCTGTTCGCCTCGACCTCAGCACCGCGCGTACCAATCTAACCGCTCAGTCCTTGTATGAACGAAATGGCTGGGTTCGCGACGATGTTTTCCTGACTTACTCACTGATGCTTGGATAG
- a CDS encoding 1-acyl-sn-glycerol-3-phosphate acyltransferase has product MLPLLRLMIRLIGIVDLVLFTLLMLAAGMLPSIIAKALYSRLFHRWCRCFVRALGIELRVHQHYAGELPRIMVLIANHPSAFEDIAIPALFKARSLAKIEVADWWIVGRIARAAGTLFVDRNAADSRKAATQALIHALQQGDSIALYPEGGCKGRRLSARFFNGAFTASYATGIPIVPIYLHYEAAEDFEWGDQHLLHKIWQLGTASNPRANVHIHDPVDPADFEDAESLKTHLYECYLTWQDRYTGAPCQQLSKHQ; this is encoded by the coding sequence ATGTTGCCATTGCTGCGTTTAATGATCAGGCTGATCGGCATCGTTGATTTGGTTCTATTTACCCTGTTGATGCTCGCAGCAGGCATGCTGCCCTCCATCATTGCCAAGGCACTATATTCAAGACTATTTCACCGCTGGTGCAGGTGTTTTGTCCGTGCGCTGGGTATCGAGCTTCGCGTACACCAACACTACGCAGGCGAATTGCCTCGAATCATGGTGCTGATCGCAAATCATCCGTCTGCATTTGAAGATATTGCCATTCCCGCGCTTTTCAAAGCACGTTCACTTGCAAAAATCGAGGTCGCAGACTGGTGGATTGTCGGGCGTATCGCCCGTGCTGCCGGCACCCTATTTGTCGATCGAAATGCTGCTGATTCGCGCAAAGCTGCTACTCAGGCACTGATCCATGCCTTGCAGCAAGGTGACAGTATTGCTTTGTATCCCGAAGGCGGATGCAAGGGACGTCGACTATCTGCGCGCTTTTTTAATGGGGCGTTCACCGCTAGTTATGCAACGGGCATTCCCATAGTACCGATCTACCTGCACTACGAAGCGGCAGAGGACTTCGAATGGGGAGATCAGCATCTATTGCACAAAATCTGGCAGTTGGGCACCGCCAGCAATCCCCGTGCGAATGTACACATTCATGATCCGGTAGATCCGGCGGATTTTGAGGATGCAGAGTCGCTCAAAACCCACCTTTATGAATGTTATCTAACTTGGCAGGATCGATATACGGGTGCCCCCTGCCAGCAGCTATCCAAGCATCAGTGA
- the flhF gene encoding flagellar biosynthesis protein FlhF, which yields MMVKKFIGTSTRDVLRQVREQLGPDALILSNRQLQDGRVEITAVADSDIANLGQSPAPAPRPVVAPVSTAQVPPSPARKANLQRTYALPPEVTEEDEPTIASIRGGAFTAPRQIPSEPPATPDPIPRNFNVAAVMAQAKQQSQVHASRERESEPMFASAPAPQQEEPLSPAMPLSAVPPRVADPSPVVPANMARIDSISTDVEEISSEIRVLRKLLEGQLAGLAWNELKRNDPERIEVLRRLLAVGFSPALSRQIVDKMPAGYTTERGMKWARTALQHNIPTVGPGADIVETGGVFALVGPTGVGKTTTVAKIAARATLKHGPQQVALITTDGYRVGAQDQLRIYGKILGIPVHAVTDEDDLQRTLASLGNRHLVLVDTVGMSQRDQRLVEQIALLTGHTGADVKRLLLLSANAQGTTLEDVVRRYHGKGLTGCIFTKVDEAFSLGSGLDVIIRYRLPLYYITNGQRVPEDLHVASALYLVDRVFKTPPEAPAWRLKSEEYPVFLGARQELDFSWREAG from the coding sequence ATGATGGTTAAAAAATTCATCGGTACCAGTACCCGTGACGTGTTGCGTCAGGTGCGCGAACAATTAGGGCCAGATGCACTGATTCTGTCGAATCGGCAATTGCAGGATGGGCGGGTCGAAATTACAGCTGTAGCTGATTCCGACATTGCCAATTTGGGTCAGTCTCCCGCACCCGCGCCACGACCAGTTGTGGCACCTGTTAGTACTGCACAAGTACCACCTTCGCCAGCGCGAAAGGCCAATCTACAGCGTACCTACGCGCTTCCGCCAGAAGTAACCGAAGAGGATGAGCCCACCATCGCCTCCATCCGGGGTGGCGCCTTCACTGCTCCTCGTCAGATTCCATCTGAACCACCGGCTACGCCAGATCCCATCCCGCGCAATTTCAACGTGGCTGCGGTCATGGCTCAAGCCAAGCAGCAGAGCCAGGTTCATGCATCACGCGAGCGCGAGTCCGAACCGATGTTTGCAAGTGCGCCAGCCCCTCAGCAGGAAGAACCGCTTTCACCGGCGATGCCGCTATCTGCTGTGCCGCCTCGCGTCGCAGACCCCTCCCCTGTTGTTCCCGCAAACATGGCGAGAATCGATTCGATCTCTACAGATGTTGAGGAGATTTCGAGCGAAATCCGTGTCTTGCGCAAACTGCTTGAAGGCCAGTTGGCCGGGCTGGCCTGGAACGAACTGAAACGTAACGATCCCGAACGCATCGAAGTATTAAGGCGCCTGCTTGCTGTCGGGTTTAGCCCGGCGCTGTCCCGCCAGATTGTCGACAAGATGCCTGCTGGCTATACCACCGAGCGTGGCATGAAGTGGGCGCGTACAGCCTTGCAGCACAACATTCCAACAGTGGGCCCTGGCGCAGATATCGTCGAAACCGGAGGAGTTTTTGCACTTGTAGGCCCCACAGGTGTCGGCAAAACAACGACCGTTGCCAAGATTGCAGCACGCGCAACCCTTAAGCATGGCCCCCAACAGGTCGCATTGATTACAACCGATGGCTACCGCGTGGGCGCGCAGGATCAGCTACGCATTTACGGCAAGATTCTGGGCATTCCCGTTCATGCCGTTACGGATGAAGATGATCTGCAGCGTACGCTGGCTAGTCTGGGCAACCGTCATCTCGTATTAGTGGATACCGTCGGGATGAGCCAGCGCGATCAAAGACTCGTCGAACAGATCGCCCTGTTAACAGGACATACCGGCGCAGACGTCAAACGCCTGTTATTACTTTCGGCCAATGCGCAGGGCACGACGCTGGAAGATGTGGTTCGCCGCTACCATGGCAAAGGTCTGACGGGGTGTATTTTCACAAAAGTGGATGAGGCTTTCTCGCTAGGTTCCGGACTAGATGTCATCATCCGTTACCGCTTGCCCCTGTATTACATCACCAACGGTCAGCGAGTCCCTGAAGATCTGCATGTCGCCTCTGCGCTTTATCTAGTCGATCGAGTGTTTAAGACGCCACCAGAAGCGCCCGCATGGCGCTTGAAAAGCGAAGAGTACCCGGTGTTCCTCGGCGCCCGCCAGGAGCTGGATTTTAGCTGGCGCGAAGCAGGTTAA
- a CDS encoding TonB-dependent receptor codes for MPLHHTTHFRLSTLTASCLMALPIFAQAVYADSVNDESKASDSKRVQAIEVTGSRIRRTSNETPSPVQSISSEALKESGYSSLADVLHNVTANNMGSLTQANPGAFAAGGSGISLRGLTVGATLVLINGHRMASYPMPDDGQRDFVDIASIPFDAIERIEILKDGASAVYGSDAMAGVVNVILKKSFKGTTLNAESGQSTKHDGKTTHLSLTTGFGSEDDRQNGFVSLEYRHQDPVLLINRPYLANADWTAWGGQDLTPMNGKPADADGTPLATDCKPCGPGNTRYTIQPKTENVNVLARFNRQLTDDWHLSLQGSLFTSKAKQETVYNALDASGLVSFNFQPGGGVRPYDPDNFPYVITLPANNPMNRTGEPMPFSYNFPDVGPQTQELRTISSRFVAELSGNYQGWDMDASLGVTRVRTNMENRNYLSIPGLQRALNDGSYVVGAYNRADVLARVAPSASSTSTNELDFFSLHGTRPLMDLPGGALSVATGVDVVHRNLNEQFPGSFARGEQYHPIYSFAIGKQTVSAAFIELVAPITRQLELEAAARIDHYDTYGSSTTPKLGFKYNPLDNLVFRGTYAEGFRAPNPAEIGNSGSTSGALVPFYDPKYCAGGTPADAYVQANYDTFCSINPPQEQLPNAHLQPEKSRSYTLGMVFEPTNWFNLSVDYYDIKLRNQIIAVGLLGQQQFDHPELYGSIIYRTTAPMVDAATGKEYFPIVYETYPFINASSTHTSGVDIDARLKFNLGEWGKLTAATSYTHVSKFDMSYGGKTYSIAGTHGPSFVSGDTGAPQTRIQETLTWNRGPVELSTTVNYTSGISVLDPTIGSNSCTDALSGEFNGATPPSQFCTVDAFTTVNLQGRYKVNKQLSLFGSVTNVFDRHAPYDLQTTGAAGYGANYGGAAYNPALHQDGAIGRYINLGVTYSF; via the coding sequence ATGCCGCTGCATCACACGACTCATTTCCGACTCAGTACATTGACGGCATCGTGCCTGATGGCCTTGCCTATATTTGCCCAAGCTGTATATGCCGACAGCGTGAATGATGAGAGCAAGGCCAGTGACAGCAAGCGTGTGCAGGCGATTGAAGTGACGGGATCACGTATCCGCCGCACCAGTAACGAAACGCCAAGCCCGGTGCAATCTATCTCGAGCGAAGCGCTCAAGGAGTCCGGCTACTCCAGTTTGGCTGACGTACTTCACAATGTCACCGCAAACAATATGGGCTCACTCACCCAGGCCAATCCCGGCGCATTTGCCGCGGGTGGTAGCGGGATTTCCCTGCGCGGGCTGACAGTGGGTGCGACACTGGTGCTGATCAACGGACATAGAATGGCGTCCTACCCGATGCCAGATGATGGTCAGCGCGACTTTGTAGACATCGCCTCCATTCCGTTCGACGCGATTGAGCGTATCGAGATTCTCAAGGACGGCGCATCTGCGGTATATGGCTCGGATGCGATGGCCGGGGTGGTCAATGTCATTCTCAAAAAGAGCTTCAAGGGCACGACTTTAAATGCAGAATCGGGGCAGAGCACCAAGCACGATGGCAAAACTACCCATCTCTCACTGACAACAGGTTTTGGCAGCGAGGATGATCGGCAAAATGGTTTTGTTTCACTTGAGTATCGCCATCAGGACCCCGTTCTGCTCATCAACCGTCCCTACCTTGCCAATGCGGACTGGACAGCATGGGGCGGACAGGATTTAACACCCATGAATGGCAAGCCAGCGGATGCAGATGGCACGCCCCTCGCGACCGATTGCAAACCTTGCGGCCCGGGCAATACCCGATACACGATTCAGCCGAAAACCGAGAATGTGAATGTGCTTGCCCGATTTAATCGCCAGCTCACAGATGACTGGCATCTATCGCTGCAAGGCTCGCTCTTTACCAGCAAGGCGAAACAGGAAACGGTCTACAATGCTCTCGACGCATCAGGTCTCGTAAGCTTCAATTTCCAGCCCGGCGGCGGCGTACGTCCCTACGATCCGGATAATTTTCCCTATGTCATCACCCTGCCCGCCAACAATCCGATGAATCGTACCGGCGAACCTATGCCGTTTTCGTACAATTTTCCGGATGTTGGCCCGCAAACGCAGGAGCTGCGTACCATTTCCTCGCGTTTTGTGGCCGAACTGAGTGGCAATTATCAAGGCTGGGATATGGATGCCAGTTTGGGCGTCACGCGAGTGCGCACCAATATGGAAAATCGCAACTATCTGAGCATTCCGGGCCTGCAGCGCGCGCTGAATGACGGCAGCTATGTTGTGGGCGCATACAATCGTGCCGATGTGCTGGCGCGTGTCGCACCAAGCGCTTCGTCAACTTCAACAAATGAGCTGGATTTCTTCAGCCTGCATGGCACACGTCCATTAATGGATCTGCCCGGGGGCGCACTCAGTGTAGCAACCGGTGTAGACGTAGTTCACCGCAATCTGAATGAGCAATTCCCGGGATCATTTGCGCGTGGTGAGCAATATCATCCGATCTATTCATTTGCTATCGGTAAGCAGACGGTCAGTGCGGCATTCATCGAACTGGTGGCGCCCATTACCCGTCAACTGGAATTGGAAGCCGCGGCACGTATCGATCATTATGATACCTACGGTAGTTCCACCACGCCCAAGCTCGGCTTCAAGTATAACCCGCTGGACAATCTGGTATTCCGGGGCACCTATGCGGAAGGCTTCCGAGCACCAAATCCGGCTGAAATTGGTAACTCGGGTTCGACGTCCGGTGCACTCGTGCCATTCTACGATCCGAAGTACTGCGCGGGCGGGACACCGGCAGATGCCTATGTTCAGGCCAATTACGACACGTTCTGCTCAATTAATCCGCCGCAGGAGCAATTGCCCAACGCACATCTTCAGCCTGAAAAATCCCGCTCCTACACCTTGGGTATGGTATTTGAGCCAACTAACTGGTTCAACCTGTCTGTCGATTACTACGATATCAAGTTACGCAACCAGATCATTGCAGTGGGCTTACTGGGTCAGCAGCAGTTTGATCATCCAGAGCTATACGGATCGATTATCTATCGTACAACCGCGCCCATGGTGGATGCTGCAACAGGTAAAGAATACTTTCCGATCGTGTATGAAACCTATCCTTTCATCAATGCCAGCTCAACCCATACATCCGGCGTGGATATCGATGCTCGTCTGAAATTTAATCTTGGTGAATGGGGTAAGTTGACCGCAGCCACGTCCTACACGCATGTATCAAAGTTTGATATGTCATATGGTGGAAAGACCTATTCAATCGCGGGTACACATGGCCCCTCCTTCGTATCGGGCGATACCGGAGCACCTCAAACACGTATTCAGGAAACGCTGACATGGAATCGTGGTCCGGTGGAGCTGTCGACTACGGTCAACTACACCTCCGGCATTTCGGTACTTGATCCGACCATCGGATCGAATTCATGTACCGATGCACTGAGCGGCGAGTTTAATGGTGCAACGCCGCCCAGCCAGTTCTGTACGGTCGATGCGTTCACGACAGTGAATCTGCAGGGGCGATACAAGGTTAATAAGCAACTGTCGTTATTTGGTTCGGTCACCAATGTGTTTGATCGCCATGCACCATACGATCTCCAGACCACTGGCGCGGCAGGATATGGCGCCAATTATGGCGGTGCTGCCTACAATCCAGCCTTGCATCAGGATGGCGCGATAGGCCGATACATCAATCTTGGGGTGACCTACTCGTTCTAA
- a CDS encoding AAA family ATPase — protein MQMIDRGNQVISTLETDQASSLRRMLARREGRSTALIGGTGTGVTSLAINLAHALAESGGSIMLIDEDESPASAASRLQLRSRHRFEQAVMRDVRLDEMVLQGPQFSLLPLHVSGELALAIPPSRQRQLADEYDSVSAAIDHVLIDARPVSAHSPPGLAIAADEVIVVITPSGESITDAYAAIKRLHVEYGKRHFRILVNRVRTLETAQALFRRVKEVAHTYLDTRLSLIGFVPEDDMLARADKLALPVQTAFPQAESSVAFGQLAANHSRWPVPQVLPDRANLLFRTLDLSRRFAVRCA, from the coding sequence ATGCAGATGATAGATCGCGGTAATCAGGTTATTTCCACGCTTGAGACTGATCAAGCATCTAGTCTGCGCAGGATGCTGGCTCGCCGTGAGGGACGCTCAACCGCACTGATTGGCGGTACAGGCACGGGTGTGACATCACTTGCAATCAATCTGGCGCATGCGCTGGCGGAATCTGGCGGCAGCATCATGCTGATTGACGAAGATGAGTCACCTGCAAGTGCGGCAAGCCGGCTGCAGCTGCGCTCCCGTCATCGCTTTGAGCAGGCGGTCATGCGCGATGTACGCCTAGATGAAATGGTGCTGCAAGGGCCGCAATTCAGCTTGCTGCCACTTCATGTTTCGGGCGAACTGGCCCTTGCCATTCCTCCATCCCGGCAGAGGCAGCTGGCGGACGAATATGACTCAGTGAGCGCAGCCATCGACCATGTCCTGATTGATGCCCGCCCGGTATCCGCTCACTCTCCACCGGGTCTGGCGATAGCGGCTGACGAAGTGATTGTAGTGATCACCCCCTCAGGTGAATCCATTACGGATGCGTATGCTGCCATCAAGCGTCTACACGTTGAATACGGTAAGCGTCATTTCCGCATTTTAGTGAATCGGGTCAGAACGCTCGAAACGGCACAAGCCCTATTCCGGCGCGTCAAGGAAGTTGCTCATACCTATTTGGATACGCGACTTTCATTGATCGGTTTTGTGCCTGAGGATGACATGCTGGCGCGAGCAGACAAACTTGCATTGCCCGTACAAACAGCTTTTCCACAAGCTGAAAGCAGTGTGGCCTTTGGCCAGCTCGCAGCCAATCACAGCCGCTGGCCTGTCCCTCAAGTCTTGCCGGATCGTGCCAATCTCCTCTTTCGGACGCTGGATCTCAGCCGCCGATTTGCCGTTCGCTGTGCCTAA
- a CDS encoding type II secretion system GspH family protein: MHSKQNGFTLIELIAVLVILGVLAAVALPKFVSLSSESRIAKMNAAIGAVNSANGLIHAKWLAAGSPTAGSIAYDGGTLPVLSGTTTGLGVASGYPNACAIATVAGLDSSYGTSLSPSTCTNGTATTVTIYDTTKGASGNCSFTFADSGNGATPVTSALTSSGC; the protein is encoded by the coding sequence ATGCACAGCAAACAAAATGGCTTTACACTGATTGAGCTGATCGCAGTCTTGGTGATTCTGGGTGTGTTGGCCGCAGTGGCATTACCCAAATTTGTCAGCCTGTCCTCTGAGTCACGCATTGCAAAGATGAACGCCGCAATTGGTGCGGTAAACTCTGCGAATGGACTCATTCATGCGAAATGGCTAGCAGCGGGTTCACCTACTGCCGGAAGCATTGCGTATGACGGCGGTACGCTGCCTGTGCTATCGGGTACAACCACCGGACTGGGTGTGGCGTCGGGTTACCCGAATGCCTGTGCCATTGCAACGGTTGCCGGGCTAGATAGTTCATATGGTACTAGCCTCAGCCCATCCACATGTACCAATGGCACCGCTACTACTGTCACCATCTACGATACAACTAAAGGCGCATCAGGCAACTGCTCGTTTACCTTTGCGGATAGCGGAAATGGTGCGACACCCGTTACCTCGGCACTTACTTCCAGCGGGTGCTGA
- a CDS encoding flagellar motor protein gives MDKLSLIGVMIGLIAILGGQMLEGGHIQSLLQVTAFLIVIGGTLGAVLLQSTLDDFKQGLRMLRWVVQPPVADMEGWIIRIVNWSHVSRRGGLLALEAPLAGEADPFAKRGLQMLVDGTEPDTIRQSLDLDISMLEHKLRNAAKIWESAGGYAPTIGILGAVMGLIHTMENLTDPSKLGGGIAVAFVATIYGVGSANMFFLPVSNKLRHAINTEIKKRELILEGLGAIANGENPRVIENRLRAFIN, from the coding sequence ATCGACAAACTGAGTCTAATCGGCGTGATGATCGGCCTGATCGCGATTCTGGGCGGACAGATGCTCGAAGGCGGACACATTCAATCCCTGCTGCAGGTCACTGCATTTTTGATTGTGATCGGCGGTACATTAGGTGCAGTGCTCCTGCAAAGCACCCTGGACGATTTCAAACAGGGTCTCCGGATGCTTCGCTGGGTTGTCCAGCCACCGGTGGCCGACATGGAAGGCTGGATCATCCGTATTGTCAATTGGAGCCATGTCTCCCGCCGAGGTGGATTACTGGCGCTGGAGGCACCGCTGGCGGGTGAAGCCGATCCATTCGCCAAGCGCGGGTTGCAAATGCTGGTTGACGGTACCGAGCCAGACACCATCCGCCAGAGTCTGGATCTCGATATCAGCATGCTGGAGCACAAACTACGCAATGCAGCCAAAATCTGGGAGTCCGCAGGCGGCTATGCGCCCACAATCGGCATTCTCGGCGCAGTGATGGGTTTGATTCATACCATGGAAAATCTCACCGATCCCAGCAAGCTTGGCGGCGGTATCGCCGTTGCGTTTGTAGCCACCATTTATGGCGTTGGATCGGCCAATATGTTCTTTCTGCCTGTATCAAACAAACTGCGACATGCCATCAATACCGAAATTAAAAAGCGGGAATTGATTCTGGAAGGGCTAGGCGCCATTGCGAATGGTGAAAATCCACGCGTAATTGAAAACAGATTGCGCGCCTTCATCAATTAG
- a CDS encoding RNA polymerase sigma factor FliA produces MTPKALELYRHPVDEDDLNERIKQHAPLVKRLAYHLVARLPASVEVDDLIQAGMIGLMDAAQHFDDAAGVLFETYASQRIRGAMLDELRTADWVPRQVRRSMRELENTLTKLEHTLGRSPSEREMAEAMGMALDEYQQLLSDCKGHQLLYYDDRGEDEDSPHLLDALVSEDEGPLEILSNVDFHKALVSAIETLPEREQLVMALHYDEELNLKEIGAVLNVSESRVCQLHSQAVARLRTRLGEWVRSRDLPVRG; encoded by the coding sequence ATGACACCCAAGGCTCTGGAACTCTACAGACACCCCGTCGACGAAGACGACTTGAACGAGCGCATCAAACAGCATGCGCCTCTGGTCAAGCGTCTCGCCTACCATTTGGTTGCGCGCCTGCCCGCCAGCGTGGAAGTGGATGATCTGATCCAGGCTGGCATGATCGGCCTGATGGACGCAGCACAGCATTTTGACGATGCAGCCGGTGTGCTGTTTGAAACCTATGCCAGCCAACGCATTCGCGGCGCTATGCTGGACGAATTGCGCACAGCTGACTGGGTGCCGCGCCAGGTTCGTCGCTCCATGCGCGAACTCGAGAACACCCTCACAAAACTGGAACATACGCTAGGTCGATCGCCGAGTGAACGCGAGATGGCCGAGGCCATGGGCATGGCACTGGATGAATACCAGCAGCTTCTCAGCGATTGCAAAGGCCATCAGCTTTTGTACTACGATGATCGCGGCGAAGACGAGGATAGTCCGCACTTGCTGGATGCGCTGGTTAGCGAAGATGAAGGTCCGCTCGAGATTCTGTCCAATGTCGACTTTCACAAAGCCCTCGTGTCCGCCATTGAGACTCTGCCTGAGCGCGAACAGCTAGTCATGGCATTGCATTACGATGAAGAGCTGAACCTCAAGGAAATTGGTGCCGTACTGAATGTGAGCGAATCGCGCGTGTGCCAATTGCATAGCCAAGCCGTTGCCCGCCTCCGCACGCGCCTAGGTGAATGGGTTCGCAGCCGCGATCTACCCGTCAGAGGTTAG
- a CDS encoding type II secretion system F family protein produces the protein MGSYQFRARDGLGNLVEGMLDAPSETGVVEQLRLRGLIPVDIVDATPTDSTTQITANWRRQRVTPEDIMLFSRQMHTLLKAGVPILSALAGLRESCPNPAFALVLGRLRDSLDSGRELSIALTEGGVFSPFFIAMVRVGEMTGHLDTIFLRLYEHLEFDKQMRQRVRAALRYPSFVLVAMVLAMIVINVFVVPAFAQVFAQYKAVLPLVTRMLIAVSNLTVKHGWLIAILVLSAGWGIRHYLRTDQGRYWWDETKLKLPIVGGTLQKAAMARFTRSFALALKSGIPVTQGLMVVGQVVDNRWIAEKLRLMRLGIERGDSVLRVFSASTIFPPLVLQMIQVGEETGDMDGLLDEVAGMYEREVAYDIETLSVRIEPVLIVILAGMVMILALGVFLPMWDLGSTMLHRQ, from the coding sequence ATGGGGAGCTATCAATTCCGAGCCCGGGATGGCCTGGGTAATCTGGTAGAAGGGATGCTCGACGCACCAAGTGAGACGGGTGTTGTGGAGCAACTGCGACTTAGAGGCTTAATACCGGTTGATATTGTTGATGCGACACCGACTGACAGTACGACGCAGATCACGGCAAATTGGAGGCGACAGCGCGTCACGCCTGAAGACATTATGTTATTCAGTCGCCAGATGCATACCTTGCTGAAGGCGGGTGTACCGATTTTGTCTGCCCTTGCGGGCTTGCGCGAGTCCTGCCCCAATCCTGCCTTTGCCTTAGTCCTTGGCCGTTTGCGAGATAGTCTGGATTCGGGGCGGGAGCTCTCAATTGCGCTAACGGAAGGTGGCGTGTTTTCCCCATTCTTTATCGCCATGGTTCGCGTAGGTGAAATGACAGGGCATCTGGATACGATTTTCCTGCGGCTTTACGAACACTTGGAATTCGACAAGCAAATGCGGCAGCGAGTGCGGGCTGCATTGCGCTATCCCTCATTTGTATTAGTGGCCATGGTATTGGCAATGATTGTGATCAATGTCTTTGTCGTGCCTGCATTTGCGCAGGTATTTGCCCAGTATAAAGCTGTGCTGCCGCTGGTCACACGCATGCTCATTGCAGTTTCAAACCTGACCGTCAAACATGGATGGTTGATTGCCATACTCGTGCTGAGTGCAGGGTGGGGTATACGTCATTACCTGCGTACAGATCAGGGCAGATATTGGTGGGACGAGACCAAGCTCAAGCTTCCCATTGTAGGTGGAACCCTTCAAAAGGCCGCCATGGCGAGATTTACACGATCGTTTGCCCTCGCGCTAAAGAGCGGGATTCCCGTTACACAGGGCCTGATGGTGGTAGGACAGGTAGTCGACAACCGGTGGATTGCCGAAAAGCTTAGATTGATGCGTCTAGGTATTGAACGAGGCGATAGTGTATTGCGTGTATTTTCAGCATCGACCATTTTTCCACCTCTGGTTTTACAGATGATTCAGGTAGGGGAAGAGACTGGCGACATGGATGGTTTGCTCGATGAAGTGGCAGGCATGTATGAACGCGAGGTTGCCTACGATATTGAAACGCTGAGTGTGCGAATCGAGCCAGTCCTGATTGTGATATTGGCCGGCATGGTCATGATACTGGCGCTTGGCGTTTTTCTTCCCATGTGGGATCTTGGAAGCACGATGTTACATCGCCAGTAG